The Chroicocephalus ridibundus chromosome 2, bChrRid1.1, whole genome shotgun sequence genome includes a region encoding these proteins:
- the STEAP4 gene encoding metalloreductase STEAP4, with protein sequence MNKNSSNIMALAPNTSNKRETVCIFGTGDFGRALGHKLIQSGYPVVFGSRSTQTSSLIPKEAEVLSHAEAAQKAAIIIIAIQRQHYNFLIPLAEILRGKVLVDISNNLKINQYPESNAEYLAQLVPGAKVVKAFNTVSAWALQSGTLDASRQVFVCGDDMEAKQMVMDIVRALGLTPLDQGSLLAAQEIENYPLQLFPMWKFPILLSLGLIAFFFFYCLIRDVIYPYVYENKDYSFFIAISITNRICPILALILLALVYLPGVLAAIIQLYRGTKYRRFPDWLDKWMLCRKQLGLVALAFASLHVLYTLVIPIRSFVRWRISSQTVSQALNNKTEPLDTTNAWLSDSYLALGILGFFLFVLLGITSLPSVSNNVNWREFRFVQSKLGYLTLVLCTAHTMVYGGKWFLSPSSYRWYLPNAYMLSLIIPCTVLVIKFVLIFPCLDKPLTRIRQGWERNPQYSEQSNYIINKSAV encoded by the exons atgaatAAAAATTCTTCCAACATAATGGCTTTGGCTCCTAACACTTCTAACAAAAGAGAGACAGTGTGCATATTTGGAACTGGAGATTTTGGAAGAGCTCTGGGGCATAAATTGATTCAGTCTGGCTACCCCGTGGTGTTTGGAAGCCGGAGCACACAGACATCCAGCCTAATTCCCAAGGAGGCAGAGGTGTTGAGCCATGCAGAGGCAGCGCAGAAAGCTGCCATCATCATCATAGCAATCCAGAGGCAGCATTACAACTTCCTGATACCACTAGCAGAAATCCTCCGTGGAAAAGTCTTGGTGGACATCAGCaacaacttaaaaataaaccagtATCCCGAGTCCAACGCAGAGTATCTTGCTCAGCTGGTGCCCGGTGCGAAGGTTGTGAAAGCCTTTAACACCGTGTCAGCCTGGGCCTTGCAGTCGGGCACCCTGGATGCGAGCCGGCAG GTGTTTGTCTGTGGAGATGACATGGAAGCTAAACAAATGGTGATGGATATTGTTCGTGCACTGGGTCTCACTCCGTTAGATCAGGGATCTCTCTTGGCTGCTCAGGAAATAGAAAACTACCCTCTGCAGCTCTTTCCAATGTGGAAGTTTCCCATCCTTTTGTCCCTTGGCCTAATCGCATTCTTCTTCTTCTACTGTTTGATTCGTGATGTAATTTACCCTTATGTTTACGAAAACAAAGACTACTCATTTTTTATTGCAATTTCCATTACAAATCGTATCTGCCCTATATTGGCACTCATCCTTCTCGCCCTGGTGTATCTTCCTGGTGTACTTGCTGCAATTATTCAGTTATACAGAGGTACCAAATACCGCCGTTTCCCAGACTGGCTGGACAAATGGATGCTGTGTAGGAAACAACTCGGACTGGTAGCCTTGGCATTTGCTTCTCTGCACGTTTTGTACACTCTTGTTATCCCAATTCGATCCTTTGTAAGATGGAGAATCAGCAGTCAAACCGTCTCCCAG GCACTGAACAATAAAACAGAACCACTCGACACCACTAATGCCTGGCTTAGTGACTCTTATTTGGCTTTGGggattttaggattttttttatttgttcttctggGAATAACTTCCTTGCCTTCAGTCAGCAACAATGTCAACTGGAGAGAATTTCGATTTGTGCAG TCCAAACTGGGATATCTGACCCTTGTTTTGTGCACTGCACACACGATGGTTTATGGTGGAAAGTGGTTCCTGAGCCCGTCATCGTACAGATGGTATCTTCCAAACGCCTATATGCTCTCCCTCATCATTCCGTGCACTGTACTGGTTATCAAATTTGTGCTGATATTTCCTTGTCTAGACAAACCTCTCACACGAATTCGACAAGGCTGGGAGAGGAACCCCCAATACTCAGAACAGTCAAATTACATTATCAACAAGTCTGCTGTATAA